In the genome of Microcoleus vaginatus PCC 9802, the window GCTGGCGAACCGCACTGTCCGATTTGCGATCGCTGCATTGCGCCGCAGACAATTGATGAAATGTGCGATCGAGTCATGGCACTTCCCGATGGCACTCGCTTTCACCTTCTGGCACCAGTTGTGCGCGGAAAAAAAGGCACTCACCGCAAATTATTGTCGAGTTTAGCTGCGGAAGGATTTATTCGCGTCAAAGTTAACGGAGAAATTTTAGAACTTTCGGAAAATATCGAATTAGATAAAAATCTAACGCACAATATCGAGATAGTTGTCGATCGGTTAATTAAAAAACCAGGTTTAGAAGAACGTTTAGTGGATTCTCTGGCAACTTGTTTGCGCCATTCTGAGGGGATTGCGATTATTGAAGAGTTACCGAATGATGAAAATTCCGAACCACAGGGGCCGATCGTATTTTCCGAAAACTTTGCTTGTCCCGAACACGGCGCAGTAATGGAAGAACTTTCCCCCCGGTTATTTTCGTTTAATTCGCCCTACGGCGCGTGCCAGAACTGCCACGGTTTGGGGAGTTTGCGGACTTTTGCGCCGGAGTTGGTAATTCCCGACGAGAAAGCGCCTCTTTATTGTGCGATCGCGCCTTGGTCAGACAAAGACAATTCCTATTATCTCTCTTTGCTTTGCAGTATTGCTGATACTTGCGGGTTTGATATCGACACTCCTTGGTATCGATTAAGGCCCGAACACCAGCGCGTGATTTTGTACGGCAATGAGCAAAAGCGCAGCGCAGAAGGTAAAAAGCGCGAGGGCAGCACTGATTTGAGGAGAGATTTTAATGGCGTGATTGCCATGTTGCAGCGCCAGTACGACGATACTGGTTCTGATTTGATCAAGCAGAAGTTGGAACAGTACCGGGTCGATCGCTCTTGCGAGGTTTGTCACGGCAAACGCTTGAAAACCGAGGCGCTTTCGGTGCGGTTGGGACAGTACGGAATTGTGGATTTAACCAGTATTTCGATTCGCGAATGTCGCGAACGAGTAAATAATTTGGGATTGAGCGATCGGCAATTCCAAATATCCGACTTAGCCCTGAGAGAAATCAAAGCAAGGCTGCAATTTTTGCTCGATGTCGGGTTAGATTACCTGACTTTAGACCGCGCAGCAATGACGCTTTCTGGCGGAGAAGCCCAGCGAATTCGGCTAGCGACTCAAATCGGTTCGGGTTTGACGGGTGTTCTCTACGTTTTGGACGAACCGAGCATCGGACTCCACCAAAGAGACAACTTTCGCCTGCTGCAAACCTTAACAAAATTGCGCGATTTAGGCAATACTTTGATTGTCGTAGAACACGATGAAGAAACCATGCGAGCGGCCGACCACATTGTGGATATCGGACCCGGCGCCGGCGTTCACGGTGGCAAAATTATCTCGCAAGGAAGTTTAGCAGACTTGCTGGCGGCCGAGGAATCTTTGACCGGGGCTTATTTGTCGGGAAAGCGAGTAATTGAAACCCCTAGTGAAAGGAGAAAAGGCAACGGCAAAGCTCTCTCAATCATAAATGCGACGCGCAACAATTTAAAAAATATCGATGTGGAAATTCCCCTCGGAAAACTCGTCTGCGTGACCGGGGTTTCCGGTTCGGGCAAATCCACTTTAATCAATGAATTGCTGTACCCGTCGCTGCAACACTATATCACCAAAAAAGTGCCTTTACCGCCCGATATGGACGCCCTCAAAACTAAAGGCGAACGCTCTCTAGAGGATGTGGTGGATAAGGTAATTGTAATTGACCAATCTCCCATCGGCCGCACTCCGCGTTCTAATCCCGCTACTTACACGGGAGTCTTTGACGTGATTCGGGATTTGTTTGCCGAAAGCATTGAAGCGAAGGCAAGAGGTTACAAAGCGGGGCAGTTTTCTTTTA includes:
- the uvrA gene encoding excinuclease ABC subunit UvrA — protein: MSQRAKTSNSQPSASRNGHNVTNSHSNNQNTIRVRGARQHNLKNIDLELPRDRLIVFTGVSGSGKSSLAFDTIFAEGQRRYVESLSAYARQFLGQLDKPDVDAIEGLSPAISIDQKSTSHNPRSTVGTVTEIYDYLRLLYGRAGEPHCPICDRCIAPQTIDEMCDRVMALPDGTRFHLLAPVVRGKKGTHRKLLSSLAAEGFIRVKVNGEILELSENIELDKNLTHNIEIVVDRLIKKPGLEERLVDSLATCLRHSEGIAIIEELPNDENSEPQGPIVFSENFACPEHGAVMEELSPRLFSFNSPYGACQNCHGLGSLRTFAPELVIPDEKAPLYCAIAPWSDKDNSYYLSLLCSIADTCGFDIDTPWYRLRPEHQRVILYGNEQKRSAEGKKREGSTDLRRDFNGVIAMLQRQYDDTGSDLIKQKLEQYRVDRSCEVCHGKRLKTEALSVRLGQYGIVDLTSISIRECRERVNNLGLSDRQFQISDLALREIKARLQFLLDVGLDYLTLDRAAMTLSGGEAQRIRLATQIGSGLTGVLYVLDEPSIGLHQRDNFRLLQTLTKLRDLGNTLIVVEHDEETMRAADHIVDIGPGAGVHGGKIISQGSLADLLAAEESLTGAYLSGKRVIETPSERRKGNGKALSIINATRNNLKNIDVEIPLGKLVCVTGVSGSGKSTLINELLYPSLQHYITKKVPLPPDMDALKTKGERSLEDVVDKVIVIDQSPIGRTPRSNPATYTGVFDVIRDLFAESIEAKARGYKAGQFSFNVKGGRCEACGGQGVNVISMNFLPDVYVQCEVCKGARYNRETLQVKYKGKSISDVLNMTVEESLEMFKNIPRAGARLQTLVDVGLGYIQLGQPAPTLSGGEAQRVKLATELSRRATGKTLYLIDEPTTGLSFYDVHHLLNVLQRLVDKGNSILVIEHNLDVIRCCDWAIDLGPEGGDKGGEIIVAGTPEDVAANQRSYTGKYLQAVLQQHPLGEAVAVS